In Nostoc edaphicum CCNP1411, the sequence TGGCGGGAGATTTTAGCAACTACAAGCAATCTTTTGCAAGTCCGCAACTTTACGCCCACATTCACATTTTTTTTCGTCCTTTACCGATAGAGTTTTTTTCTGCTATCGGTTTTTATTCTGAACAAGCGTATGACCACGATTTATGGACACCCTATCGTCAGGGAGTACATAAACTAGTCGATTTGGGCGATCGCATTTATATCGAAAATTACAGCTTGAAAGATCCTATGCTTTATGCAGGTGCAGCTCGTGAATTAGATATCCTCAAAACCATCACCCCAGAGAGCATTGAACGGCGTTATAACTGTTCAATGGTTTTTCAACGAGAAGGTGAAATATTTCGAGGCAGTGTGGAACCAGGCAATCAATGTCTGATTAAGCGTAATGGATGCCAGACATATCTTGTCAGCGAAGTAGAAATGACCGAGCGTACTTGGATAAGTCTAGATAAAGGTATGGATATTGAAACCCACAAGCAAATATGGGGATCAACTGCTGGGCCATTGCGGTTTGAAAAACGAGAAAGTTTTGCTGATGAATTACGTGCGGTGAGCGCATTATGTTGATTCAGCTTGAATCTATTAAAGCTAAAATGTTACCACCACAGGCTGAAAAAAAGATGCGCTGCTGGATTCGCAGCCGCCACTTGATTTGTTCGGGTAACTTTTTTATATTCGAGACATTAGAATATACAACGATTGAGAGATTCTCTCAATGTGTTGCTTCTTTAGGAGGAACAGTAATATCCGTTGACTCCGTTAATAAAATTTGGATGGGCGATCATCGCCAAGTTATTTTATATCAGGCAAAAGCTAGTTTACATACACCTCATCATACTTTGAAACAATACTGGATAAAATACGGTGGTTTCTACACTAAATTTGATGAGCGGGTTTAAGGGTTACTATCCTGTGGAAATTCTTCTGACAGGCGTGTATAATCCAATTCAAAATTAAGTTTTGAATTTTAAATACTCCCCAAGGGGGTTGACGGCTAATTGTTAATGTCTAGTTGCTAATTTTTTATCATGATTAGCTGTTAGTTATTAACAGTTAGCCGTCTCAGTTTGTTAGAAAATGTAACTAAAAAAATCCCCAAAAGTTGATAAGTTAATATCAATAACTAGTAATTAGTAAATCTTAAGTAGAGTGTGTTATGGCTTTGCTATTTAGTATTGCCAGCCTACTATAGAAATTTGGCGTTGCATATTTGCGGGATGATTTTGCTAGTTTTGTGGAATGGGCATCTTGCCATTGGTGTCAACTTAACGCGAAACCGCACGTCCGCCAGGGATTGTAAATCCCTGTCTCATAGCTAAAGTCCTCTGAAGAAGACTTCATAGCACAAAAATTTTCAGTCTACTTCAGTAGATTTGAGCAATTAGTCAGGGATTTACAATCCCTGGCGGGTGAACAACACCCAATCAGTACGCTATTTTTGGCTTAAGTTGACACCAGTGGCATCTTGCCCGTCCCTTGTATTTCAGGGCGGGCTAGTCGCCCACCCTACAAGAATCATCCCTTGATTCAGCAACGTCAGAAATTTTATTTTTACTTGATAAATTAGTCAATTATACCCACACTAACTCAACTATGCAGACCTTCATAGACGACGCAACCAGACAACGCCAATATCAAGCATTTCCCCAAACAGAACCCATCGAACTGTGGAATACTGCTTCAGTTGATGACATTGAAATTGTAATTCGGGCAGTTTATCGGCAAGTATTGGGTAATGCTTACATTATGGAAAGTGAGCGGCTTGTTGTTCCAGAATCCCAACTCAAGCAAGGGATAATCGATGTTCGTGAGTTTGTACGTCAAATTGCCAAATCAGAGTTATATCGCTCCAGATTTTTTGATAACGTTTACCGCTATCGGGCAATTGAACTGAACTTCAAGCATTTACTGGGTCGCGCTCCCGATGACTACTCTGAGACGGTACTTCA encodes:
- a CDS encoding chromophore lyase CpcT/CpeT, with amino-acid sequence MTIAPSESSTNASDLLTLASWMAGDFSNYKQSFASPQLYAHIHIFFRPLPIEFFSAIGFYSEQAYDHDLWTPYRQGVHKLVDLGDRIYIENYSLKDPMLYAGAARELDILKTITPESIERRYNCSMVFQREGEIFRGSVEPGNQCLIKRNGCQTYLVSEVEMTERTWISLDKGMDIETHKQIWGSTAGPLRFEKRESFADELRAVSALC
- a CDS encoding CpeR family transcriptional regulator yields the protein MLIQLESIKAKMLPPQAEKKMRCWIRSRHLICSGNFFIFETLEYTTIERFSQCVASLGGTVISVDSVNKIWMGDHRQVILYQAKASLHTPHHTLKQYWIKYGGFYTKFDERV